The genomic DNA tcaaaatgacctgctgaagttcataTTGAGTATcagaattagaaaaaaaggcCATTTAAGTGGCTTTGAATGTGATTGTTTGTGCCATACCGGCTGGTCttagtatttcagaaacttttCCCAGCTTACAGAGAATgctctgaaaaacagaaaatatccagtgagtgacAGTTCTCAATGAGGTAGCAGCAATTCAATTAACCACTCGTTAGAAACAAGTTTTGCAAGAATAGCACTTCTGAACTTAAAACATGTCAGACTTCGAAGTGAGTGGGCTACAGCAACAGAACACCATGCCTGGCCACTCCTTtgagctaagaacaggaaactttGCACAGGCTAACTGGAAATGGGCAATTGAAGATTAGAAAAATTTTGCCTGGTCTGTTGAGTCTCAATCTTCTGCAGAGAAATGCAACAGAGCATCTGTCAAATGTAGTACAATGGGAGATTTACATTGTAGATGTGAAGCAAGTGTGCAGTTCTCATTTGTTTTAagagttttgtgtgttttctgtgtgaacaGTGTAGACAGTAGAGCGCGAGGGCTAGCCTACAACTCGGGTGTCTAATAGTGTTCAGATCTCGTCGGGAAAACAAATATATTATTGAAAGGAAGTGATAAGTTCAGATGCCTACAAATCTAATGGACTGGATTACTTACCACTTACTAGATGACAAGAGCcccaataattttttttttcaaattaggTTTTAAACAAAATTCATGTTTTGTTTAACATTACACACATGTACAGACACACTCATGTTTCAATACAGCAGCTCTGGTTTATCTCCTCCAGTCAACATATCTTTCATAATTTTAAACCTTGTGTATATTTTTGGTAGAAATATGGCTTTTTGCAGGAAATGATGACATCACAGTTACTCTAAGTTGTATAACACTGCGTTTTATTTATCACCAGTTTGACATATTAAAACATTCTGTTTCATACAGGAGGACACTATCTCTATTAATCATAACTGGCTAAATGGCTGCAACATTGACATCATGTGGCAGTTTCTTCAGACTGAACTGTCATCTGTTCAAAAAGAGATAGATGAGTGGAGAAACACGATGGACTCGTGGCATCAGCACTGCCAGGTACAATGCATGGAACTTTTCAGTCATGTCATTTAAATGTGCTTCTGCTCTGATCATAATAGCAATTGCTTGGTGCGTTTCCTTTTAGGTAATTATGAAGGCTTGCTCTGGTATCAATTATGGAGAATTTGCCTCGTTTTTGAAAATCATTGCCAACAACAGAATGGCTTTCCTTAACGCTTGCTCCTCTGGGGATTCCTCCGATTACTCACGTCATCTCTCAGAGATTCTCACCACATTGGGACCTTACCATGCGGCCTTTGACCTACAAAGAGTAGCTCATATAATCGAATGTCTCCTGTGCAATGAAGACTTTAAGCGACTCGATCACTCAACATTGACTCTGCAGCCAGAAACAATGTTACAGCAAATTCGTGACACCATACAGTCCACAAGAGGGCAGCATCTCCTTTATCAGGAGTAATGTGTTCGGCCTCTCACCATTGTTATCGCCTGGAAATAGCTTGAATGAAAAGTGCCGGTTTGCAAAAGtgctgcaaaaaagaaaagaaaaaaaagatgatacATCTGTTACTGCATCTTTGGGTTGAGATTAACTGAATCTCAAATATTGCTTGTGAATGTCttgcatttgtttttgcactgacagattaaatacataaaaaaaaaatctgagttttctcttttaaatatttattgaatAATCACCAACACTATTTGTGTCCAGTATGAACAGAGCTGTGATAAGTCTATAATAGTGCATAGTTCAGTGGTAAATAATACTTaaacaaaaaatccaaaacacacacacacacacacacaaacttgggctttattgcaaaaaaaaaaaaagatacccAAACACGGACCAGTGCCACACAGCTGTTAAGCAATGACAGTGTAACATACTGTACTTGAGGGTTATGTCTATGAGAAGTCTGTCAGATGTGATGCATGTCATTTTTAGGGAGCTTTAAAACATCATTCCCTTCAGTTACATTTCGCATCTTCAGGCCACCAGTCTGGCACGGAGGCCTTGAGTGTCACTGTAGTGTCGTCAGAAGATATGAGCGTCAACACCTCTTTGGCATGCGCCATGCGGATCAGACTTAGGCCCAGTTCTCCTGTCCCTGCCCTGTGCTTCCCAGCTGGCTTGCCTGACTGGGTTAGCAGTGCCGTTCCTTCCTCGAGGTGTTCCACTGGAGATGACAAGCGTATTGGCATCAGGCGTTTTCGAATCACACCAGTGTGATGAGTCCTGGCTGTGAGTTCCTGGCCAATGTAGCAGCCCTTGCTAAAGCTGATACCCTGCATGTAGACAAGATTGGACTCTAGTGGTAATGCAACCCCAGGAGGAAGGTCTTTGACTCCCTCAGGCACACCTagacaacaaaaacagcaaaggaCACAAACATGCGTCATAAAATAAGAGTACTTTTTCAGACAAATAAAAGCTTCTCAGAaccaccccctcctccttttGTCTGTGCTTGTCTGTCTGATTGTTAGCAGTCTAGCATTCACAGCTTTCAAGATATGTTTaaattttgtgtgatggtaGATTCCAATACCATCTCGAGCTGATTTTAACTTTGGTGAGAATACAGTAAAGGTCACACCAAAActaaaaatcagcaaaaacttTATATTACCCACAATTTTTTATAGATCATTGTCAAACTTCGCAACAATATTCCAGGTCTTGGGGGACACTGAGGTTGGCTAAGCATTTGACCTCGACCTTCATTTGTCATAGCCCAAGGTCAAAGTTAACCTAGAAAAGAaattggaaataaaaaaaacccatagaGTATAACATATCACATGAAAGTGCATGGAGAGAGCTGCAcgatactttattttttcaatacaaCACCCTATGACCTCACAACAAAATCAGAAGGTTTTGCAAAAATCACACACTGCATGAATTTATCTTCGTCTCAGGATCTAGCTCATAGAAGCTAAAGATTTCAGCCAAGTCTGCTCTAATCATATGAGTAAAGATCAATCATTCCATTATCTTGTTCTTCTtacgtttttttttcccctggagcctatcccagctacggtagggcgagaggcagtaaactaagtaagtaaaatgtatttatatagcgcttcttaaaacaggaagttttttcaaagtgcttcacatggGAATAAAAGCATATCAAACGAAACAATAAAAATGGTATAAAAAAGGTATAAAAGCATATCAATTGATACAATAAACACTATAAATAGGGTATAATAGCATATCCAATAAAACAGTTTGCTACACATGGCAGGTCTGTCGCAAgcctaacacagagagagagacaactATTAACACtcatgggcaatttagaatggCCAATTAAACTaaacccactaactgcatgtctttggactgtgggaggaagctggagtacccagagagaacccaggcaaacacggggagaacatatAAAACTCCACATAGAAAGGCCCTGGCCAGGTGGCGGAATCGAACTCAGGACGTTCTTACTGTGAGGCTAATCACaatgccaccgtgctgcccataCGGGTAAATCTTATTTTTGTCCTTATCTGGCTAAAGATAATAGAGCATATTGTATTAAAAGCAACCTGTCCTCCCACTgtaataaccccccccccccaaaaaaaaaaaattcagagttTTAGTAAAGCCCTCGCTCTTCGGAATAagttgctctctctctctgggtgtTCTTGTTTGTCTTTGTTCAAAGCTGGTGTCATACCTATGGCATAGCGATGTCTGTGATAGTCTTCAGTGTCTCCTTTCTGACAGGATGCAATGACTTTGAGAGGATCAACATCACTCTGTAGCACAAATCTCCAGCCCATTTGCTGAGTTCTTGGATCAGCCTCCCATGCCAGAGCTTTATCAGGGGAAGAAAGCTCAGGCTTACTGAACTCTTGACCTGGCTTGTTTTGCTGGGACAGCACAGCCCACACAGAGAGCTCTGAACAAGGGCTAATGTTGACTTTTCTGCGGATCTTGTATACTTTCAAGTGTTTCAAGATGGAATCCTTAATTGTGTTGTCACACTCCAGGAAAACACCGTATCctccttctgtttcttttaatctGAAAGCAAATATAACTGGATGAGTGACTCAGAAGAAtgcaaaacaacatgaaagcaaacACACGCAGATGTTTTCACTTATTTTGTCTGGTTGGGTGACCTTTGGTGGAACTTTGATGGAGCATCTGTGGTCACCCACTGTGTCTTACAGATAAGGAGAGAATTATTAGCCCTCCTATGAGAATGTCATTTTTAACAGGATTTGCTGCAACAGCAAATACCGTCAAACAGAGCAAGGAGTTTTTAAACACAGCTTTTCCAAACATCCTAGTTTTATTTAGgatgtttcatttattttgcacacagaaacaaaattatTTCCCAAAAACTACCAGCTTAAAAATTGTGTATTATTTTTGCTGAACTCATAACAGTCTGCACTCATTTGTTGTAGTTTACAACAAGTCTAACACATGTCTCCTGAGCAATCccagcccattcttctttggagAATCTCTCAAGCTCCTCCAGAATTAATGGTCTTCTGGCATGAACCTTGatcttcagttcacctcactgattttcagtgGGATTCAAGTCAGGGCTTCACTAGGAGTGACCTATCTTTTGGGTCatcattgtgttgtgtgtccCTGTCCTGTCTTCATCCGTCACGCCTCCCTAAGCCTggttttgctggaggtttcttcctgttaaagggagtttttccttcccactgttgccaaagcatTTGCTCATGGGTTCATaagattgttggggttttctccgttttccttgtatcattgtagggtctttaacttACAATAGAAAATCACATAGAATAgtcctttattgtcattgtacatatACAAATGATTTATGtacaaagcgccttgaggcaactgttgctgtgatttggcactatataaataaaattgaattgaattgaattgtgttGGAAGACAAAGCAATAACCCAGAGGCAGTATTACTGCTGACCACGTGaagttttctttcaaaatcttTACTTTC from Pelmatolapia mariae isolate MD_Pm_ZW linkage group LG18, Pm_UMD_F_2, whole genome shotgun sequence includes the following:
- the iba57 gene encoding putative transferase CAF17 homolog, mitochondrial — its product is MGVLCFARGVLASASGLGVYARKKPGGLCVTLLSSVLAPAGIRVRRYSQDTGNPKHSPGQFVCYYLPHRSLLKIQGQDTSAFLQGIITNDMAVLDEPEHRALYAHMLNVQGRTLYDIILYRLKETEGGYGVFLECDNTIKDSILKHLKVYKIRRKVNISPCSELSVWAVLSQQNKPGQEFSKPELSSPDKALAWEADPRTQQMGWRFVLQSDVDPLKVIASCQKGDTEDYHRHRYAIGVPEGVKDLPPGVALPLESNLVYMQGISFSKGCYIGQELTARTHHTGVIRKRLMPIRLSSPVEHLEEGTALLTQSGKPAGKHRAGTGELGLSLIRMAHAKEVLTLISSDDTTVTLKASVPDWWPEDAKCN